The genomic stretch ACCCGTTGGGCCGTCGACTCACCCGCCCTCGGCACCGGCCTTCAGGCCCGGCCCTGCGGCGACACCCTGCGCCCCGCCCAACCACCCACCACCACCGACCCGTTGGCCGTCGCCCTCTCCGGAGGCGGCTTCCGGGCGACCCTCTCCGCCCTCGGCTTCCTGCGTCTTGTCGCCGACGCGGGGCTGCTGTCCCAGCTGAGATACGCCTCGTCGGTGTCCGGAGGATCGCTGGCCAACGGCCTGCTCGCCACGCACTATCCAGCCCTGAAAGCACAGGGCTTCACGACCGCCGCGGTCGACGAAATCCTCATCGACCCGGCGATCGAGCAGATCAGCTCCCACTCCCTCAAGAAGGCGCTGCTACGGGGGCTGTGGCGCACCGTAGGCCCGATGACCCGCACCGAACTCCTCGCCCGGCGCCTCGACGAATGGTTCTTCGACGACACCGGTCTTGAGGACCTGGACCCGCAAGTCCGCTGGATCATCAACGCGGCCAACCTGACCACCGGAGTGCGGTTCACCTTCGAACGCGACGTGTACGGCGACTACACCATCGGGTTGGCTCCTACGGCCGGCACCGGGCTGAAACTGTGCACAGCGGTCGCCGCCTCGGCCGCGGTCCCGGGGGCCTTCCCACCGCTGGTCCTCAACCGCGCGAGCTTCCCCTGCGGCACCGACGCACCCGCCCTCCTGGACGGCGGCGCCTACGACAACACCGGCTCGGAGGCCCTCGACAGCGAGCGGTACCGCGATGTGTTCCTGCTCGTCCTCAACGCGGGAGGCCTGCTGCGCCCCGGAGCGTACGGCGGCATACCGATCGTCCGCGATCTCGCGCGCGCCAACTCGCTGCTGTACCGGCAGAGCACGGCACTGCGCACGCGGCTGATCGTCGAGCGCTTCCTGAGCGGCCATGCCGTGGGCCGCGAGGAACCCCTGCCTCCCGGCGCACGCCGGGGCGTCCTGGTGGCGCTGGCCACCGACTTCCCCAAGAGCGCCCCCGGGCAGTTGGACAAGTGGCGGGACGCCTTCCCCGAGCACCGCACGCACGAAGGCCGGGACCTGGCCCTCGTACCGACCGTCTTCGACCGGCTGGAGGAGTCCCTGTGCCGGGCGCTGGTGTACCGCGGCTGGTGGCTCGCGGGCGCGGGCCTGGCGGCGTACCACCCCCACCGCCTGCCGGACATCGCGTCGATCAAGGCACCGCCGCTGTGAACCGACGGGTCCGTCAGGCACCGTCGACGGCCGCGAGCAGCCGTCGTACGGCTTCGTCGACCGTGGCGCGCGGGCAGCCCAGGTTCACGCGCATGTAGCCGTGGCCCTCGATCCCGAACTTCTGCCCCTTGTCCAGCCAGAGGCGGGCCTTGGTGAGCATGAACTTGTCCAGGGACTCGGCGTCCATTCCCAGGCCGCGGCAGTCCATCCACGCCAGATAGAGCGCGTCGGCGGGCAGCACCCGCAGCTTGTCGGTGGCGCCATTGACCGCCTGTGCGAAGTGGGTGTGGTTGCGGCGCAGGTAGGTGAGCAGCGCCTCCAGCCAGGGCTCTCCATGCGTGTAGGCGGCCTCGGCGGCGGCCATGCCCAGCACGTTGACGAACGGGAAGGCGTTGCGCTCGTACTGGCGGGCCAGTTCCTCGCGGAGTCTCGGGTCGGGGACGAACACGTTGGCGCTCTGGAGGCCGGGGAGGTTGAACGTCTTGCTGGGTGCCGTGCAGGTGATGCTGTTCCGCGCGAACTCCGGGCCGAGCGAGGCGAACGGGACGTGCTTGCGGTCCGGGTTGACGATGAGGTCCTGGTGGATCTCGTCGGATATGACGAGGACGCCGTGCCGGGCGCAGATCTCCCCCATGGTCCTCAACTCGTCCTCCGTCCAGACGTTTCCGGTGGGATTGTGGGGATGGCTGAGGATGAACAGCTTCGTGCCGGGCCGGATGGCGGCTTCGAACACGCGGGCGTCGAAGCGGTAGCCGTCATCGGTGCGCTCAAGCGGAGCGTGGGCGAGGCGGCGGCCGTTGAGCAGGACGTCGTCGTGGAAGTGGGCGTAGACCGGCGGCTGGATCAGGACCGAGTCACCGGGGGCGGAGAACGCTTGCACGGCCGTCTTGAGCGTGGTGATGACGCCGGCCGTCTGAAGGACCCACTCCCGCGGCACCTCCCAGCCGAACCGTCTGGCCTGCCAGCCGGTCACGGCGTCCAGGTAACTGTCGGTCGCGCCGCCGGGATAGCCGAAGACGCCGTGGTCGACGGCCTCGTGCAGCGCGTCGATCACCGCTTGGGGAGCCCTGAAGTCGGTGTCGGCGACCCACATCGGCAGCGGGTCGGCGGCGGCCTCGTCGGGCGCCAACAGCTGCTGGCCGTGGGCCCACTTCAGGGAGTTGGAGTTCCTGCGGTCCACGACGGTGTCGAAGACCGCTCCCGAGTGAGCGGCGATGTCCCGTCGTGCCTGGTCACGGAATGCGGTGTCATCGGGTCCCATGGCCGGATGCTAGCCACGAGGGGCGGCAATGAGTCCGGCTCACCTCGGCCAGGACTCGTTCACGGGGCCTGAAGCAGACCCGGCCCCACGTCCCTGACGGGCTGCGGAAGCGGCCACGCACCGGCCTCCAGGCCGGCCTTGAGTCCGGCCGCGGAGGCATCGGGGTGCTGCTGGGCGAGCAGGGCGACGACGCCCGCGGCGTGCGGTGCGGCCATGCTGGTGCCGCTCAGCACCTGGTATCCGCCGCCGGGGGCGGCCGAGCGCACGGACCTCCCCGGCGCGGCGATGTTGATCTCACCGCCGTCGCCGTTGATGCCTCCGTTGGAGAAGAACGCCGGCGACAGCGACGTGTCGAGGGCAGCCACCGCGAGGATGGAGGGGCAGTTGGCCGGTCGGCTGACGGGCGCAATGCGCTCGCGGCGGTCGCTGTCGTCCCCGGCGGCGGCGACGACCACGGCCCCGCTCTCGATGGCGCGCTGGGCCACCACCTCGTACGCCTGCGGGAAGAGCTCACCCGGCTGAACCCGGCCGCCGAGCGACAGGGAGATCACGCGCGCGCCGCGGGCAATGGCCCACTCCATACCCGCGAGAATCTGGCCCTCCGTGCCCTGGCCCGAGTCGCTGAGCACCTTTGCCGCGAGGATCCGCGCCTCGGAGGCCACGCTGTAGCGCGGGCCCTGCTGAGGGTCGGCCGGGCCGACGGCAATGCCGATGCAAGCGGTGCCGTGGCCGTTGCCGTCCTCCACCGTCTCGTGGAGTACGAAAGAGGCCGTCGCCTCGATCCTCCCGGCCAGGTCCGGGTGGTCGGTGTCCACGCCGGTGTCGAGTACGGCGATGTTCACGTCACGCCCGGTCAGGCTGGACAGGTTGACCCGGATCGCTTGCAGCCCCCAGGTCCAGCCCTCCTCGTCCCAGGCAGGGCCCTGGGCGGCGGCGATGTGGGCCGTGGTGTGCCGCGCCACCACTTCCTCGTCGGTGATCGGCATGAGGTACACCATGCGCTCCGGCTCGGCCGCCATGATCGAGGGCTCGCTCTCGGCCGTCGTCACCAGTAGGTGGCGCTGATCGGGGCGAACCTCGGCGACCACGACGCCGAGTGTCTCGAAGTGCACTGATACGTCGGGGCGTTCAAGGAGTTCGGCGACGTTGGCGGCGTCGGATCCTCGGACCCGCTCGACGGATCCGACACCGGGG from Streptomyces davaonensis JCM 4913 encodes the following:
- a CDS encoding patatin-like phospholipase family protein yields the protein MNDRTRDTRWAVDSPALGTGLQARPCGDTLRPAQPPTTTDPLAVALSGGGFRATLSALGFLRLVADAGLLSQLRYASSVSGGSLANGLLATHYPALKAQGFTTAAVDEILIDPAIEQISSHSLKKALLRGLWRTVGPMTRTELLARRLDEWFFDDTGLEDLDPQVRWIINAANLTTGVRFTFERDVYGDYTIGLAPTAGTGLKLCTAVAASAAVPGAFPPLVLNRASFPCGTDAPALLDGGAYDNTGSEALDSERYRDVFLLVLNAGGLLRPGAYGGIPIVRDLARANSLLYRQSTALRTRLIVERFLSGHAVGREEPLPPGARRGVLVALATDFPKSAPGQLDKWRDAFPEHRTHEGRDLALVPTVFDRLEESLCRALVYRGWWLAGAGLAAYHPHRLPDIASIKAPPL
- a CDS encoding MalY/PatB family protein; the encoded protein is MGPDDTAFRDQARRDIAAHSGAVFDTVVDRRNSNSLKWAHGQQLLAPDEAAADPLPMWVADTDFRAPQAVIDALHEAVDHGVFGYPGGATDSYLDAVTGWQARRFGWEVPREWVLQTAGVITTLKTAVQAFSAPGDSVLIQPPVYAHFHDDVLLNGRRLAHAPLERTDDGYRFDARVFEAAIRPGTKLFILSHPHNPTGNVWTEDELRTMGEICARHGVLVISDEIHQDLIVNPDRKHVPFASLGPEFARNSITCTAPSKTFNLPGLQSANVFVPDPRLREELARQYERNAFPFVNVLGMAAAEAAYTHGEPWLEALLTYLRRNHTHFAQAVNGATDKLRVLPADALYLAWMDCRGLGMDAESLDKFMLTKARLWLDKGQKFGIEGHGYMRVNLGCPRATVDEAVRRLLAAVDGA
- a CDS encoding S8 family serine peptidase encodes the protein MDRRAFTGRYVIVLDRGDQESGLNALRSIPGVGSVERVRGSDAANVAELLERPDVSVHFETLGVVVAEVRPDQRHLLVTTAESEPSIMAAEPERMVYLMPITDEEVVARHTTAHIAAAQGPAWDEEGWTWGLQAIRVNLSSLTGRDVNIAVLDTGVDTDHPDLAGRIEATASFVLHETVEDGNGHGTACIGIAVGPADPQQGPRYSVASEARILAAKVLSDSGQGTEGQILAGMEWAIARGARVISLSLGGRVQPGELFPQAYEVVAQRAIESGAVVVAAAGDDSDRRERIAPVSRPANCPSILAVAALDTSLSPAFFSNGGINGDGGEINIAAPGRSVRSAAPGGGYQVLSGTSMAAPHAAGVVALLAQQHPDASAAGLKAGLEAGAWPLPQPVRDVGPGLLQAP